One stretch of Hypanus sabinus isolate sHypSab1 chromosome 29, sHypSab1.hap1, whole genome shotgun sequence DNA includes these proteins:
- the LOC132382924 gene encoding ferritin heavy chain, oocyte isoform-like has product MGSQVCQNYHIECEVAVNNQINMEIHSSYVYRSMSLYFDQDDVALHHFADFFRKQSNEKWKHAKKLLAFQNLRGGQILMEDVKKPEQSDWINGRHAMHRALQMEKDVNQSLLDLHKLAIQHGDPQLCSFLTRHLLDEQMMMMKRLGDHITNLRRLGANENGRGEYLFDKLSLGSEQVRT; this is encoded by the exons ATGGGTTCCCAAGTGTGTCAAAACTACCACATTGAATGTGAGGTTGCTGTCAACAACCAGATTAACATGGAAATCCATTCCTCCTATGTTTATCGCTCTATG tccttgTACTTTGACCAGGATGATGTTGCCTTGCACCACTTTGCTGACTTCTTCAGGAAGCAGTCCAATGAGAAATGGAAGCATGCTAAGAAACTCCTAGCATTCCAGAATCTGCGTGGTGGCCAGATCTTGATGGAGGATGTAAAG AAACCAGAGCAGAGTGATTGGATTAATGGTCGTCATGCAATGCACAGAGCTCTGCAGATGGAGAAGGATGTGAACCAGAGTCTACTGGACCTGCACAAGCTTGCCATTCAGCACGGTGACCCCCAA CTGTGTTCCTTCCTGACGAGACATCTGCTGGATGAacaaatgatgatgatgaagaggCTTGGAGATCACATCACCAACCTGAGGAGACTGGGAGCCAATGAGAATGGTCGAGGAGAGTACCTATTTGACAAGTTGTCCCTGGGGAGTGAACAAGTGCGGACCTGA
- the LOC132382923 gene encoding ferritin heavy chain B-like isoform X4, producing the protein MSFYFDRDDISLHHFSKFFRKQSYEEQQHAEKWMEFQNLRGGRIVLEDIKKPEQDDWTNALEAMQRALQMEKDVNLSLLDLHKLSTQHGDPHLCDFLERNYLDEQVKMIKKLGDYVTNLRRLGAPENGLGVYLFDRLSLEEKD; encoded by the exons TCCTTTTACTTTGACCGGGATGACATTAGCCTACATCACTTCTCCAAGTTCTTCAGGAAGCAGTCCTATGAGGAACAGCAGCATGCCGAGAAATGGATGGAATTCCAGAATCTGCGAGGAGGCCGGATCGTGCTGGAGGACATCAAG AAGCCAGAGCAGGATGACTGGACCAATGCTCTGGAAGCGATGCAGAGAGCCCTGCAGATGGAGAAGGACGTGAACCTGAGTCTCCTGGATCTGCACAAGCTTTCCACTCAGCATGGTGACCCTCAT CTATGTGATTTCCTGGAGAGGAACTATCTGGATGAGCAAGTGAAGATGATCAAGAAGCTTGGAGATTACGTCACCAACCTGAGGAGACTGGGCGCCCCCGAGAATGGCCTGGGAGTGTACCTGTTTGACAGACTGTCCCTGGAGGAGAAGGATTAG
- the LOC132382923 gene encoding ferritin heavy chain B-like isoform X1 — translation MYLFKLLLNIEIEYPFFWMASQVCQNFHQECEDAINRQINMELYSSYVYLSMSFYFDRDDISLHHFSKFFRKQSYEEQQHAEKWMEFQNLRGGRIVLEDIKKPEQDDWTNALEAMQRALQMEKDVNLSLLDLHKLSTQHGDPHLCDFLERNYLDEQVKMIKKLGDYVTNLRRLGAPENGLGVYLFDRLSLEEKD, via the exons GATGGCTTCCCAAGTTTGTCAGAACTTCCACCAGGAATGTGAAGATGCAATCAACAGGCAGATTAACATGGAGCTCTATTCCTCCTATGTTTATCTCTCCATG TCCTTTTACTTTGACCGGGATGACATTAGCCTACATCACTTCTCCAAGTTCTTCAGGAAGCAGTCCTATGAGGAACAGCAGCATGCCGAGAAATGGATGGAATTCCAGAATCTGCGAGGAGGCCGGATCGTGCTGGAGGACATCAAG AAGCCAGAGCAGGATGACTGGACCAATGCTCTGGAAGCGATGCAGAGAGCCCTGCAGATGGAGAAGGACGTGAACCTGAGTCTCCTGGATCTGCACAAGCTTTCCACTCAGCATGGTGACCCTCAT CTATGTGATTTCCTGGAGAGGAACTATCTGGATGAGCAAGTGAAGATGATCAAGAAGCTTGGAGATTACGTCACCAACCTGAGGAGACTGGGCGCCCCCGAGAATGGCCTGGGAGTGTACCTGTTTGACAGACTGTCCCTGGAGGAGAAGGATTAG
- the LOC132382923 gene encoding ferritin heavy chain B-like isoform X2, with the protein MASQVCQNFHQECEDAINRQINMELYSSYVYLSMSFYFDRDDISLHHFSKFFRKQSYEEQQHAEKWMEFQNLRGGRIVLEDIKKPEQDDWTNALEAMQRALQMEKDVNLSLLDLHKLSTQHGDPHLCDFLERNYLDEQVKMIKKLGDYVTNLRRLGAPENGLGVYLFDRLSLEEKD; encoded by the exons ATGGCTTCCCAAGTTTGTCAGAACTTCCACCAGGAATGTGAAGATGCAATCAACAGGCAGATTAACATGGAGCTCTATTCCTCCTATGTTTATCTCTCCATG TCCTTTTACTTTGACCGGGATGACATTAGCCTACATCACTTCTCCAAGTTCTTCAGGAAGCAGTCCTATGAGGAACAGCAGCATGCCGAGAAATGGATGGAATTCCAGAATCTGCGAGGAGGCCGGATCGTGCTGGAGGACATCAAG AAGCCAGAGCAGGATGACTGGACCAATGCTCTGGAAGCGATGCAGAGAGCCCTGCAGATGGAGAAGGACGTGAACCTGAGTCTCCTGGATCTGCACAAGCTTTCCACTCAGCATGGTGACCCTCAT CTATGTGATTTCCTGGAGAGGAACTATCTGGATGAGCAAGTGAAGATGATCAAGAAGCTTGGAGATTACGTCACCAACCTGAGGAGACTGGGCGCCCCCGAGAATGGCCTGGGAGTGTACCTGTTTGACAGACTGTCCCTGGAGGAGAAGGATTAG
- the LOC132382923 gene encoding ferritin, middle subunit-like isoform X5, translated as MEFQNLRGGRIVLEDIKKPEQDDWTNALEAMQRALQMEKDVNLSLLDLHKLSTQHGDPHLCDFLERNYLDEQVKMIKKLGDYVTNLRRLGAPENGLGVYLFDRLSLEEKD; from the exons ATGGAATTCCAGAATCTGCGAGGAGGCCGGATCGTGCTGGAGGACATCAAG AAGCCAGAGCAGGATGACTGGACCAATGCTCTGGAAGCGATGCAGAGAGCCCTGCAGATGGAGAAGGACGTGAACCTGAGTCTCCTGGATCTGCACAAGCTTTCCACTCAGCATGGTGACCCTCAT CTATGTGATTTCCTGGAGAGGAACTATCTGGATGAGCAAGTGAAGATGATCAAGAAGCTTGGAGATTACGTCACCAACCTGAGGAGACTGGGCGCCCCCGAGAATGGCCTGGGAGTGTACCTGTTTGACAGACTGTCCCTGGAGGAGAAGGATTAG